The segment accattttcactaagtgttaaacagaacccaagccctgcctggctcctcggaccacagacttgggggaaattaacctcgcaggcATTTTGCCTAATTATCGACTATCATTTTTTCCACATATTCATTCACTTATGCTTGGTTTTCAACAGTTAATGACAGAATAGacatccattcatgatgaaaacagaAGAGAAAGTAAAACAACGAGATTTAAAGGAAAACAACTCTTCTCGTTAAAATCCAAATGCGGTCCTTTTACAAACAttgacaaaacaaaatatgaagggtaaaacaaataaaatcctaCACTACTTTCCTAAGTCTGAACCCTGAGTAGGCTCGGGCTGATCGTCTGCTGCCTGGGGTCCCGGAGCAGTCTCCTTAGCCTGTGCAACAACCTCCCTAATTGAAAGGCTGTCCTCGGGCAACTTGTCCTTCGTGGCCGGCTGTGCATTCCCAGCTTCAGGCATGGAGGAGTCCGAGGCCAAGGCCTTCGTTGGGAGAGGCTCTTTAGGGGGAACCACGTCGGGGATCTCACGAATATCCTCTGAAAAAATGATATTCTCAACTTTCCAGAGATCGGAGTCCGCTGGGACTGCTGCCCGATCCAAGGCTACACCCCAAGACATGGTGATGTAATCCCTGCATACAGCGGCCACCTCCTCGGTTAGCCTGATCTCAGTATCCTTGACTCCGCGATCGTAAGAGGTTTCCACTGCTTTCACGGCCGCCTCCCTGACCAGGCGGGCCTCCTTCTTGACCTTTGCAAGCTCGGCCTTGAGAGCTAAAACCGCTTGCTTCTCTGTCACGAGTTTTTCCTCGGACTGGCAGAGCTGTATGCGCAGATCATCAGCCTGcttagtgacgtttttaaggctGGCCTCCGCGATTGCACGACCCTTTTTCGCCTCCTTTACTTCATTGCTCAGGCATTCATTGTCCTACTTGAGGTCGCCAGCAGTCTTCTCGACAACACAGCGGGACTGAGCCTCACTGTGTAGGTCCTCACGAGCCTTCTTGGTCCATTCCTCAGCAACATAGATTTGTTAAGTGACCTGCGCCAGAAAAGTAAAGGCCTAATTAAAAGATGATGAAGAATAAGTAGATACGTAACAAGAGAACAAGATAGAAGTTTTCACTTACCAtagccatgtccctcttcagcgATATGAAGAGGTCTGGTTGCCGAGTATCCCGGAGGCCCTTCATATCGCGAGACAAAAGAAGAGGCTGCTGCAGGGCCTTAGCCAAGAATGACTCTTGCCCTCGCTGGGATTCCCAGAGGGTCGCATCCCAGGAAATTGAGGCGCCGTCCAGTTCGAGCCGTGGCGACCATATCCGCATTTCCCTCTGAATAGCCGCCTCGTCTCAGCTATCAACGGACCTGGTCTTCTTCTCTTTAGGCTCTTTGGTCTCTTTGCCTTTCTTCTGAAGCTTGGCTTTTTCTTGGCCAACCTCGCCCTCCTCCAATTCCTCCACAGGCCTTTTTCACCTCAAATTGGGCATAGGCTGCAGTGCCGCATCCGATGtgggaggaagaggaggaggagtcTTGGAGGTCGGCTGTTCCTTCGGGACATCCTTGGAGGACTGCCCTTTGTTCCTGTTAGAAAGGAGGCCCTTGAAACCAGACCTTTGTTTCagatccattccttcttcttcaacctcTTGGCTGGTATCAATTTGCGCGATTACTAAACCAAGATCAGGGGCTGTCGAGGCGCGGTCTAAATCTAAATCAGAATCCGAGAGCGCTACTGGCCTGGCCGAcacctctccctcctcggcgAAGTGGAACTGGTCTATCTGATCTTCCAAGGACGAGTGCGAGGAACCGGCTTTTTCCTCTGGGACAACTACTGCAGGAAAGCACGCTGAGCAGGCAGTTGGACGGGAGGTAAATCTCTCAAAGCGAGAAAACCTGGTACGGAGGCGTCGATTCGTGCTAATTGCGGATTGCTAGCCCTGATTGCTTGACCGGCTTCCACTAGAGCCCGAGTAAGGGGTTCGTAGTCCAAAATCAGAGGTGTAGCCCGCAATTGCCTGTCTGCACTCATGTAAATTTCAGATCTCAGAAGGAAATTGAGTGCTAGGTCGTTGACCAAACTTAGCTGAGGAGTCATATGTGCCTTGTCTGCAAAGCCCAAAGAAAGGGTTacgttagtccgaggagacaaACAAGCGAAGTCAAAATTTAAACgaaggaaaagaaagatcaAAACTAAGATCCCTTCCAAGGGATCTGACTCTATGGTGTCCCACCTGGTTTTCCTGCCTTGACCGGGCAGTGAATACCGTCGTGCCATGGTCTGGAGACGATCAaaaggtcgtccttcaagcctttgttggacttgggaaggcaggatatcaacctcacctcATCGGACCTGGATTTCAAGTAATATGAGTCGCCGAGGTTGTGCAATTCATATAGATGAACCACGTCATGCCatgaaaggccgaggttcatctgatcgttcaAGACGTCTACGTAACCCGGAATTCGGAACATATTCGTTACGCATTGGTGAgggggccaacctatgaccacgcaaataatccctagttatcctccccatagggatggtcattcctccttccacaaaGGCTGTCACTGGAATGGCGACCTGCCCCGTTCTTCTCTTGATTAAGACTTCCTCCAGAGAACAATACTCTAGACCTACCTCCGGTGGGATACGGTACTTAGCCCTGAAGCCTTCCATACCGGCCAGGGAATCTACCATTTTCTAAAGCTTACCCATCCCCCTAATCCTAGGTGACGCGAAGACGATTTACTTAAGGAATAACGCTGGAAAAGGCAACGAAAAAGAAATGTGCACTTACAAGTGAGGAACTTATAGGAAATCTTCAAGGGGACGATTGTGAAGGCTTGAACGCTTTGAGAGGGAAAGTACTAGAGTGCTCTGAGTGCTTGAGTGCTTGTTcgaaaatgagaagaaaatgcCTTTGAAAAATCTTATATATCCGAGGGGAGCTGGATAGACGTACTCCTGCCTAGAGAAATGGAAATGATATCAACCATTGATCTAGCACCCAAACGTTGGATTGAAAAGGCATAAAACCGCTAAAAACAATAATTAGTGCCTCATGGGTCATTAAGCAACTCCGTCATTAATGAGGCACTTGAGAAGCGTATTTCCGCATGGGTGAAGCAGAAATCCACAACAAATAATCCTATGAatgtcaaaatcccgcctttcctcctcggacaataaaaaaagagccggaattttgaggggctagtgtaggggtaaaattcccaaagtcaacaatgggccttgggccccgcACAGAGCCCAACCatgaccaaaaaggaaaagggggACCAAAAGACTTCTGGCCCAATCCTGTTGAGCCCAGTTTATTTTAAAAGACGTctgaggaggaatgtctcctcggacataCAAAGATGGGCCCAATGAGCCACCCCCTCCACAGTGAAGAACCATCCCGGACAAACATGAGTAGTAGGATGAGCCTCACACAgtagaaaagaggaaaatgtaagACGTCCAGGGAGaagccacaactgccgcattaaatgcaaggaagctactttttcagccgcattaatgtggagaagacaggcgatcagtgttacattggccattgcaactcacagaaagataaggtggatgtccaatgggacaggcactcaagtgaaggtccaaatggttaacaagtgtaggtccaaatggttaacaagtgtaaggccccCATCAActtaaggaggctatataagagaaggaaatccccatgaagaggggattggaaaatttacaaaaaaagagagagagagagagataaaaagaaTTCTATAATCAGAGCAAAAGAGGCACTCATATGTCTCCACGGACGTGTATCCTGTGAACATAAATGAAACATTCTTACGTTCAAACTGTTGCATGGCATATAACTAATTAGCGTTCACTTTGTCCAACCTtagttctgtaacccactctctacaaattcattgtcgagggtcttttgggccagaaccgcTCACATACTGGACCTGGGCCCCAAAAAGCGcccttacaataataataataataataataataatggaaacaTACTATTTTCTTACTAGACTTTGGCAAATCAATTTCAAACATTCTGTGGACCATAGTTGAGGTGGAGTCTTCctttattaacaaataattaatcttCAATTTTTCAATCCTAACCTTTTAATCTAAACAAGTtatccttttttatatattataaaatagccTCGAATTGATAAGAGCAGAAAATATTTGATGAAGAggatttttacttattttattaaaaataaaatcccttAGAGTTTTTAAGATATCCCtactatgaaaattttaaaattctatttgtaATTAGTAGACCTTGTTTTTTAATGTCATcaatatttcaattattttttgaatatcatcatttatttatttatgggataattacagtaaacccacctgaggttaggCCCGATAACActatgcctacccgtggttcaaaacttatcactttgcccacctgaggtgccttccgttagggctctgttacccacctctccgtttgccgttagaaaaacacatttttaaagaaaaacaaacataacaaagatcaaaaagttaggaCTTCTTATTCCTTAAGAACTTCTTTGAGAACAAAACCCAGGAATAGCACAGATCAAATGCTATTCCTGATTAAAAGTGATATCAttgagcatttgtttttttatttttgttttttttatagatctctccaacttttattcaaaccaaaccaaacccaaaaaaaaaaaaaaaattccaaatcccagaaaattcaaaccaaaccaaaccaaacacaagccacaaatccagaaaaaaaatcatatctcgccggcgcgatctcgccagcgcgatctcgcgaaggcgagatcgcgatcgacgtcgcgatctcgcgacggcgcgatctcgccttcgcgagatcgcgccggatcgagatcgcgatcgacggcgctatctcgccttcgcgacatcgcgccggatcgagatcgcgatcgaaggcgagatcgcgccggatcgagatcgtgatcgacggcgcgatcgcgatcgacgtcgcgatctcgcgacggcGCGATTGCGATCGACGTCGCGATCTTGCCGGCgcgatctgattttttttctggatttgtggcttgtgttttctgggatttggaattttttttttttttttgggtttggtttggtttgaataaaagttggagagatctataaaaaaaaaacaaaaataaaaaaacaaatgctcaaTGATATCACTTTTAATCAGGAATAGCATTTGATCTGTGCTATTCCTGTGTTTTGTTCTCAAAGAAGTTCTTAAGGAATAAGAAGtcctaactttttgatctttgttatgtttgtttttctaacggcaaacggagaggtgggtaacagagccctaacggaaggcacctcaggtgggcaaagtgataagttttgaaccatgGGTAGGTATAGTGTTATCGGGCCTAAtctcaggtgggtttactgtaattatccctttatttattaatgatgTGGTCAATTTAATTAACTTGTTTTAAAACAGATACAAAGGATTTTATTAAGTCAATGTTACAATTTTCTTAGAATTTCAAATGCTTCTCATTAAATTTTACTCCACTAGTGTTTGGGTGCAATTAATAAGTTAAAGAATTCCAACAGATTCTCATCAATAAGTCATTCATTGCACTAGTCTACAACTCAATTCTCCAAGAATTACTGAACCTTCTCATCAAGTTTCCATCTTCTATTACAGTAGTGTGTATGGAATATGTATGGTGCAATCATGTTATGAATTCCAGAACATTCTCACTAATATAATAATCCATTCCACTACATTATTCAATTATCCAAGAATTCCAAAGCTTCTCATCAATTTCTCATCTATTCCACTAGTGTATGGtgcaaaatccaaaaaaaaaaaaaaaaagggtgcaaagtaaaaaaaattctaagatcACACACTGTTGTGTCGTAATTTTGTCAAGACTCTAATGTGGCACACTATAGataattagaaagaaaataatgagtTAATATGTATGTGATAAACAACCCATTACAATCTGCCAcataaaagaattataaaaaatatgcgATAAAAAGTatggttttaaaattattagtaCACTGTGTAATTATGTCATGAATTCCTAAAAATGTTTGGAagtctgaaaagaaaaaatatttgagTTACAAACTGCGAGATTAACAATACATTATAACTTTCTAAAAGATGGTCAAGAAGTCGGTTCTTAATCATCAATATCTCAAACAGCAGCAAAGATCCCACTTCCTATTTGTCCAggtatatatttttcaataactAATTTATTTATGACTTATGACATAGATTCTTATCTTATATTATGTATTCTTTAttataaagttttatttatgtAGGACAAAGATTCGGCATATCACTCAAAACGCTACGCTACACACAAAAGTTTGGTCCCACACGGACCCTAGTGCTTCGAATgcaagggaagaagaagaaaaatgacgtgttttttgggaaaaaaaataagttcaCCAATGGAGGAACAGAGTCAAGTCAATACTGAATTTTTTTGGAAGCAAAATTAGAGATCACTAATTATggttttaatttatgttttgaaaCATGAAGCAGAATATTATCCTCAAATTATGAAAATGTCCAATTAGTTTATGAAAATCTCTTAGGTGAAGAAGTATTAATACAATGTTAAAATGTGATATTAGTGGTATATGTAAATAACTAGTATCAAAATGTCACATAAGTTTTTCAcaataaaacatttaaaaaaaaaaaaaaatttactataaaaatattatgaacataacattattcattaaaaagaaacacaatatattCTCATTTAAATgagcttatttttttatttaaatagaatatactattttatttataaagctttaaaattttttaatgtacaattatatttccatacaataaataaaaggaaaacaaaatttacacctaaagtaaaagtttttttttttttttttaaatgaaagaaagaaggagttggtttgattttttttttttaaaacagaaCCAAAGTGAAGCACAGACTGCATAGTGGTTCCactttaagaataaaaaaaataaaaagtctgcGGAAAAGCGCGCGCGATCTTGAGTGAGCGAGTTTGCATGTGGAGGCTTGcaagttgcaagttgcaacttaaaaaaaaaaaaaaaaaattccatatagAAATACAATTATAGTAAATAAAtacttattaataattttagacaaattaataattaccattattatcaaattttatattaaaaaaatattaaaataaaaaaatcataatatgttaaactttacttttctttctgtGTTACCATAATATTGACTAAATATCAATAACCATATTTTTACCACACTAATTTATAAgctttttctaataaaatttgtttgcaccTTGTGgtagctttatttatttatttatttttaaatattaaaaaagaaaacacttataaaaagagaaattatatgataataaaacattttcatatCACTTTTGTCTTTATTGCGGTGTGGTTGTGACTATTTGTTGTGTCCTtattaatacaataaaaaatgtttaCCACTATCACTTGACTAATTGTACTTTGTGTAGAGATTAAAAAGACATTaataagattattattattattattattgtttaaattaaaacaatgaATAGATGAACAGAAGAATCTAGAACTAGAATCTCgtgcataaataaataaataaagtcgAAACTTATATTTAGACTTGGTTACTGTATAGACTTGCTAGTGAAGATAGTTGACGATGACTTGACGTATCATGAGTGGTATAAAGACAAGAAGAGCAGGGCAAACTGCTCTCTCACAACTGCTCTTGTTTTCTGTAATGGATTTCAAGAGCTCATCCAATTCCTAATATCTTTCTTTCTTAGATAGTTTTTCAGTAAAACATTTTCCGGGTTTCTCAGTAAAACTTTTTCAGGGCATCTCAATAAAAAAGCTTCCTGTGACTGAGAGATGGTAGTGTTGAGTTTTGATTTGCCACCTGGGTTCAGATTTAGTCCTAAGGACAAGGAGCTCATCGAATTCTACCTGAAGCCAAAGATCACCGGCAATGATAAGGACATTTGGTTTATACCCGAAATTGAGTTCTATGAAGATGAGCCATGGGATTTACCAAGTAatcttcttgttttttattatcacaCACCCACCTTCATTTCATGGAaaatttaatgctttttttGTGAAAAGGTAGGAAAATGTTTTGCATTGTATTAGTTTGTTTATTGTTGCTTATTCTCTGTTCTTGTTATAGAATTTTGCTGGACTAGTGTGTTACATTATTTGATCAAAAGAAATAGTTACAGACATCATGACAGCTACTTGAATCTATATTCGAGTCCTAAGTTCTAAcccattgtgtgtgtgtgtttttttctgTTGTTGCTGTTGTATCTGTTTTCTGGTATTCTTGTTGTACTAGTTAGCGTTTTCTTTTGTATAAAGAATGAAACTTTCTCTGTAGTTAATTTgttgtggtgcatttggaaGTACTATTGTTTTCCCTTTTTGCTTACTTTGATAACAAAATTCTGAATCAGCCTTTGTAagaatttttgaactttcaatgttATGTGACTTCTTTGTTAGTATTATACTTACTAGATTACATAAGATTTGCATAATGTGCCCTTATAATTATCTCACAGTTGAGCAATTATATAATGTACATGGCcatatgatttttcccattttggGTGTCAAAATTTTGTGCTTAAGTCTGGTTTCTTGTACTCTAGTTAAAACTGGGATTGCTTCGGAGGACCAAGAGTGGTTCTTCTTCACTGTACTGAGCCTGAAGCATCAGAACGATaatccaaaaaagagaaaaaggggtCAGAAACAGGAACTGGTGAACAGGCAAACCAAGACTGGGTTCTGGAAATCAACCGGTAAAGATCGGGAAATCGAGTCTGGAGGGATCGTGGTTGGAATGAAGAAATCTCTGGTCTTCCATAGAGGGAGTACTAAGGGAAAAGGGAAGGGAATAGGGACTAGTTGGGTAATGCATGAGTACAGCACAACCCAGAAGGAGTTTGATGGAAAACACCCCGGCCAGGTTGGCTTTTGCTATTCAGTTTGTTTGATTGATGTTAAATTGACGTCAGATTTTTTATTGATCACTCAACTGAGTGTGTGTGTTGATTTGAGATTGTTTTGCCTCCAAAATCATTGGAGGTAACTTTAAAAGAGGATTGATTCAATTAGCTAGGATTGTGGAAGctgttaattttttgttaattcttaGTGAGGGTTAACATTCTTGCTGGattaattatttctctctctttttaatatttaattttcattaaagAAGGTATTCTTAATCCATCAAGTGATAGAtattgaaatttgacatgtagaCAGTGTTGCAAGGGATTAGTGATTTTAGCTCAGAAGTTCCCCTATTGAGGAGAGGAGGAGACTCTTAAGAACAgggtgtgaatttttttttttaaagtagtttGATGGTTTCTTTTGGGTTGAACGATACTCACATGTATGAATTgtgaatttgtttgttttgttaatgTAAGAGTGGCATTGGGTGTATAAAGGTTTTGAGATTGTGAGTCTCGTTTATGATGTAATGGGATTTGGGGGAGATTTTGTTTCTGACATTTGTGTGTGATGCTTGTGAGAGTGTGCTAATTTGATTGAGGTTTTGTTGAACGTGGTTGTAATCCATATTATTGATAGTCGATTTCAATTGGTGTTGTTGCTAGTGGACTGCATGGAGTTGACTGAACCATGCTTAATATTGTTATCTtgtaatgattttttaaaaaattgttaatgtgAATGTGCTCTCACTAGCTCCAAatcaaaaaaagttttactgAAACCTATTATATATCAAATGGCTTTGTAGGACAACCTCCTCTATGTCATTGTTAGTTACAACATTTCTGATATATATTTACATTCTGTTATTTGAATCTTTGTGGTAATTCAATTTGTAGTATATATAAGGCAAGGATGATATGTTCGTCCAATTCACTTGGGTACTTAACATTATGCAGAAGCCCTTTGTACTTTGTCGTTTATTCAATAATGAAGAAAAGAGTAACAAAGGTGGACCCGCAAAGTCTAAGCCAGCACTGTCTCCTGTATCTCCAGTATTGGAAGTGCAAGCTGAAATTTCTGATCAAATGATGTCTGATGTTACGGAACTTGTTCAGTGTAACAATGACAACAAACATCATAAAGCATATGTTGCGGATGATCAAGCGGAAGgggtgagatatatatatatatatatatatatttttttttttggttggaattGAGAAGTATAGTAAATTAATCAAGTACTTATCTTGTGCACTCATGTTTCTTGTCAGGTTGATTTAAGTGAAGAGGACATGGAACTTCTCATGGGTGCATTCTATGTCCCTTCAGAGGACTCTCCACCCGGTTTACCCCTCACCACTACTGATGTTTCAACTCCAATCACTGTCAAATCTTCTCATAAAGAAACACAATCTGAGCCAACATTGACTCCAGCATCTCAAGAATTGCCTGAGCAAGCTGAATACCATCCAATTACTTGCATAACAAGATTTGGCAATGCAGCACCACTTGCATGTAACGATGATTATAATGCTTATGCTGCAGAAAATCAAGTGGCAGAAGTAAATACTGCAGAAGTGAGAATGAATTTTACTTTCAGCTTGAAACAGTTGTCAATATTATTCTTTTGTGGGAATTAAAAGTGCAGATAACTAAAAATATGTACTTATCTCAGTTATTCATTTGTCTTCCATCAGGTTGGCCTCGATCTGGATATGGACAAAGCCTTCGAAAGGTTCTTTATCCCTCCACCAGGGTCAGTAGATTGCAACCTTTTCTCCCCATCAACTTCAACCCCCGTTACTGCTGTTTCAATGTCTCCAGACTTTGGCAGTGAAGCTGACAATTATCGCCCAAGTTTTCGACGTCTTCCTAAAGAAAATTCTGATGGAATAACAACTGACACTATAGTGCCCATTGAGTACAATGGTTATAACACTTATGTTGCAAATAATCAAGTGGCAGAAGTGACATCTGATGAGGTGAGGAAAGAATTAAATTCAAGCATAAAACAATTACATCTCTTTTCCAAGGGTAGTTAACTAGTTAAGTACCTATCTTATTCATTTATGTTTCTAACATCAGGCTGATTTGCAGGTGGAGGCAGGCTCGAATATGTTCCCTGACACACCACAGCCGCTAGGTTGCGACATGTTATCCCCATTACACTCGCACATGCAAGCAGAGTTAGGTTCTTCTTGCATGTCTTACCCTTTTACCAATGACTTAAACAGTGGTTATTGGAGGGTGCATCACCAATCTGGCATGAATGTGCCAGCTCCCAATTTCTCCGAGTCCGGGGATTTAACTCTTATTAATCCAGATGAGTTCTTTCCTAAAATGTCTAGCAGTCAAACTAATCTTGCTTTTGATGATGGGACCCTGAAAAACATGGTCTCTGATAAGGACAGTGGGTCAGATGCCAATCTGGTAAGTGAAAACTCTCAAGATATTGTTTATTAATTGATCTTGcaagttttttgaagaaaatttaagCTGTGTTAATTTGCTGCTCAAGACTTTTTATACTCCTTTGTGGGTAGTTTTTGAGTTATTCAATGTGGTTTATTTGTGTCTTTTATCTTCAGATAAATTGGTCTTCTAAAAGCTAACCTTGCAGTGTTATTATGTACAGCCGTTCATGCTTGAGGATCCAGAATGGGTGTCAATTGATGAGATCTTGAATCCAGAGGTTTCATCACGGTTGTTAAATCAGGATCATACTTAGGATCTCTGGGAGGGTCTGCGGATCAGATCATAGGATCTGATTGAAGATACCCTTACTAATATTAGTAAGGGcaaagattaaaagaattattaGTCTTCCTTTTCCCACTTACATACATTTGCAAACATTCCCCAAAGTCTCCTCAAACCGATTCACTCTTTTTCACCTCAAAAGAGAATTTTAGTATATTCCAACCATCTTTCCCTCTACTGTCCTCTCCTCCCTTTCCATTTCCCTCTGTTCCAAATATTGTGTTATTGTCTGTTACAAAGCACAGACCCATGGTATTTTACATTCAAAAGCCTATAGCCTCCTTCAACAACTCAAATAGACTACCACCCCCAtttccctctactctcctctgccccaccccacccccccaaaaaaactctaaaaaagcTACCAGCTTAGGCTTATTTCAGCTCCAAGTTGAATTTAAAGGTTTCTCTTGGAAAACCCAATCTAGGTCGGGATTTTAATTAATCCTGTTCTTAATAGACTTCTAGTTCTGGTTGAAGTCATTGATGTTTAAGATTTGTAGAATTGTGAGATCGAAGATCCTTGATCGAGATTTTAACAACCCCTGGACTCTGTTACAGAGTGAAACAAGTACAATCGATTACTGTACCGTCACTTCTCGTGTATAATGTTGAGGTGCACTGGACAGCCTTGGTGTTCTTATGAGAGGACCTTACAAGTACAATGCGTCCTCATTTGCTGGTGCTGTgaacaaattatatatgtatataatgaaTTAAGCTATCATTTGGAATTAGTATGAGGATTTGGCAACTACGAAAATGGAAGCAAGGCTTCATTGTTGTTAAATCTGTATG is part of the Quercus robur chromosome 9, dhQueRobu3.1, whole genome shotgun sequence genome and harbors:
- the LOC126698484 gene encoding NAC domain containing protein 50-like yields the protein MVVLSFDLPPGFRFSPKDKELIEFYLKPKITGNDKDIWFIPEIEFYEDEPWDLPIKTGIASEDQEWFFFTVLSLKHQNDNPKKRKRGQKQELVNRQTKTGFWKSTGKDREIESGGIVVGMKKSLVFHRGSTKGKGKGIGTSWVMHEYSTTQKEFDGKHPGQKPFVLCRLFNNEEKSNKGGPAKSKPALSPVSPVLEVQAEISDQMMSDVTELVQCNNDNKHHKAYVADDQAEGVDLSEEDMELLMGAFYVPSEDSPPGLPLTTTDVSTPITVKSSHKETQSEPTLTPASQELPEQAEYHPITCITRFGNAAPLACNDDYNAYAAENQVAEVNTAEVGLDLDMDKAFERFFIPPPGSVDCNLFSPSTSTPVTAVSMSPDFGSEADNYRPSFRRLPKENSDGITTDTIVPIEYNGYNTYVANNQVAEVTSDEVEAGSNMFPDTPQPLGCDMLSPLHSHMQAELGSSCMSYPFTNDLNSGYWRVHHQSGMNVPAPNFSESGDLTLINPDEFFPKMSSSQTNLAFDDGTLKNMVSDKDSGSDANLPFMLEDPEWVSIDEILNPEVSSRLLNQDHT